A section of the Paenibacillus aurantius genome encodes:
- a CDS encoding cation diffusion facilitator family transporter: MEPEPRQDSFLSLLKKGNKASAAAMVGNLIIAIVKGVAAALSGSGAMFASTMHSIADAVNQGFVFGGSVLAEKQPTRRFPTGFGRVVNIFCMVAVMVVAIMAYETVKEGWNLLQHPAEAHGFWLNSIVLLFSIAVDGFVLIKAMKGILEETRVSAQGFGIIPAAVSHVGRAAPATRLVFYEDIVATLGSTLALIAVVVTSFTAFKALDGVMTILIGFLMVGVAFRVGFDNMVGLIGVAAPRVIEEKVGELILSDPDVTDINQIRITQEGRYYHIDGLIELRKGLTLALADDIKFRVRDKLLSDPDITDVTLGIIEDNGVPDWTPERLEELPD, from the coding sequence ATGGAACCGGAACCCAGGCAGGACTCATTTCTATCTCTACTTAAGAAAGGAAACAAAGCCTCAGCGGCAGCTATGGTCGGGAACCTGATCATCGCCATCGTCAAAGGCGTCGCCGCGGCGTTGAGCGGAAGCGGAGCGATGTTCGCTTCGACTATGCATTCGATTGCCGATGCCGTTAACCAGGGCTTCGTTTTCGGAGGAAGCGTGCTGGCCGAGAAGCAGCCGACCCGGCGGTTTCCGACCGGCTTCGGCCGGGTCGTGAACATATTTTGCATGGTGGCCGTCATGGTAGTGGCCATTATGGCCTATGAAACGGTCAAGGAAGGCTGGAACCTGCTGCAGCACCCGGCGGAAGCCCACGGTTTCTGGCTGAATTCCATCGTTCTTCTGTTCTCCATCGCCGTGGACGGCTTCGTCCTCATCAAGGCGATGAAAGGCATTCTGGAGGAAACCCGCGTTTCCGCCCAAGGCTTTGGGATCATCCCCGCCGCAGTTAGCCACGTCGGCCGGGCGGCTCCCGCCACCCGCCTGGTGTTCTATGAGGATATCGTGGCTACTTTGGGCTCCACCCTTGCTCTGATTGCCGTCGTGGTCACGTCCTTCACGGCATTTAAAGCCCTGGACGGGGTGATGACCATCCTGATCGGCTTCCTCATGGTAGGCGTGGCCTTTCGCGTCGGCTTCGACAACATGGTCGGGCTGATCGGAGTCGCCGCTCCCCGTGTTATTGAGGAGAAAGTGGGAGAGCTCATTCTGTCCGATCCGGACGTCACGGACATTAACCAGATCCGCATCACCCAGGAGGGCCGTTACTACCATATCGACGGCCTGATCGAGCTGCGCAAAGGCTTGACGCTTGCCCTGGCGGACGACATCAAGTTCCGCGTGCGGGACAAGCTCCTCTCCGATCCGGATATTACCGATGTCACCTTGGGCATTATCGAAGACAACGGCGTCCCCGACTGGACCCCGGAGAGGCTGGAAGAATTGCCCGATTAA
- a CDS encoding PPK2 family polyphosphate kinase, whose amino-acid sequence MAHPFRLPPGKEVKLRKISAEAGENLDKDKLKQEAEELKEKLEKLQEKLYAGREKAILFLFQGMDTSGKDGVIRKAFAGVNPQGFRVHSFKAPTAEEAAHDFLWRAHQLIPARGYMAAFNRSYYEDVLITRVHGQVSDAEAKRRLKHIRHFEELLADSGVVLVKIFLHISKEFQLEKLKDRIVNPDKNWKFDPNDLVERKSWEAYQRCYEEVFENSGTPDAPWHLVPADNRKYRDWAVLRIAVETLEGMKLNFPAPHPELQKFLPEIEQEQKTPQKISTTSETL is encoded by the coding sequence ATGGCTCATCCCTTCCGGCTCCCGCCGGGCAAAGAAGTCAAGCTCCGCAAAATATCCGCCGAGGCGGGGGAGAATCTGGACAAAGACAAGCTGAAGCAAGAAGCCGAAGAGCTCAAAGAGAAGCTGGAGAAGCTGCAGGAGAAGCTTTACGCCGGGAGGGAGAAGGCCATTCTGTTCCTCTTTCAGGGGATGGACACGAGCGGCAAGGACGGGGTGATCCGCAAGGCCTTTGCCGGAGTCAATCCGCAAGGGTTCCGGGTCCACAGCTTTAAAGCCCCGACCGCCGAGGAAGCGGCTCATGATTTTCTTTGGAGGGCCCATCAGCTTATCCCGGCGCGCGGCTACATGGCGGCTTTCAACCGTTCGTATTACGAGGATGTGCTCATAACCCGGGTTCACGGGCAGGTTTCCGATGCCGAAGCCAAACGAAGGCTCAAGCACATCCGGCATTTTGAAGAGCTACTCGCGGACAGCGGAGTCGTTTTGGTGAAAATTTTTCTGCACATCTCGAAGGAATTTCAGCTGGAGAAGCTGAAGGACCGGATCGTCAACCCGGATAAGAATTGGAAATTCGACCCGAACGACCTCGTGGAGCGAAAGTCGTGGGAAGCTTACCAGCGTTGCTATGAGGAAGTTTTTGAGAACAGCGGCACGCCGGATGCCCCTTGGCATCTCGTTCCCGCGGACAACCGGAAATACCGGGATTGGGCCGTGCTGCGGATTGCGGTCGAGACGCTGGAAGGAATGAAGTTGAACTTCCCGGCTCCCCATCCCGAGCTCCAAAAGTTTCTTCCGGAAATCGAACAGGAGCAGAAGACCCCCCAAAAAATCTCCACCACCTCCGAAACGTTGTAG
- a CDS encoding aromatic ring-hydroxylating dioxygenase subunit alpha, translating to MSRKHDFRESREEDHEVFPSAWYAVAWAKEVTGRKPVRRRLAGRELVLYRSQSGQVHALHAFCPHRGADLSLGHGEGENLRCAYHAWCFAGDGECLDIPAHPDRAIPEFAHTKGYPVTEKADLIWVYPEDRSTLTADPAPLELYPEVEDSQYTMAGYDAVWNAHLTRVVESVLDTAHVPIVHRKTIGRNSSKAIHIDFQAEGDDITIWNGAGRLDYRFPQQWLLSPSKPGAKRFINFVTFTPVDKEMTAIFGLAGRNFARLPGVGRLFSRYSSRVLEEDRAVVESQHPRPIPDALRLEAHVPADGPQVRFRQRWYDFLESEEPRVFVNAPPF from the coding sequence ATGAGCCGCAAGCATGATTTTCGAGAGAGCCGCGAAGAAGACCATGAAGTCTTCCCCTCCGCCTGGTACGCGGTAGCCTGGGCGAAAGAGGTAACGGGCCGCAAGCCGGTGCGCAGGAGGCTGGCCGGCCGGGAGCTGGTGCTGTATCGCTCACAGTCGGGCCAGGTTCACGCGCTTCATGCGTTTTGCCCGCACCGGGGGGCGGATTTGTCGCTCGGACACGGGGAGGGGGAGAATCTGCGCTGCGCCTATCACGCCTGGTGCTTCGCGGGAGATGGCGAATGCCTGGACATCCCCGCCCACCCGGACCGGGCCATTCCGGAATTTGCCCATACCAAGGGCTATCCCGTCACGGAGAAGGCGGACCTGATCTGGGTTTATCCGGAGGACCGGAGCACCCTCACCGCCGATCCGGCTCCGCTTGAGCTGTACCCTGAGGTAGAGGATTCTCAATACACGATGGCGGGGTACGATGCCGTCTGGAACGCCCATCTGACGCGAGTCGTCGAAAGTGTCCTCGACACGGCCCATGTGCCGATCGTCCACCGGAAGACGATAGGCCGCAACTCGAGCAAAGCCATTCATATCGACTTCCAGGCGGAAGGGGATGACATCACGATCTGGAACGGGGCCGGCCGGCTCGATTACCGCTTTCCCCAGCAGTGGCTGCTTTCCCCCTCGAAGCCGGGGGCCAAGCGCTTTATCAATTTTGTGACGTTTACGCCCGTGGACAAAGAGATGACGGCCATCTTCGGGCTGGCCGGGCGCAATTTTGCCCGTCTCCCGGGGGTGGGCCGCCTCTTTTCCCGGTACAGCAGCCGGGTGCTGGAGGAGGACCGGGCGGTGGTGGAGAGCCAGCACCCCCGTCCTATTCCCGATGCCCTCCGCCTGGAGGCTCACGTGCCGGCCGACGGGCCGCAGGTGAGGTTCCGTCAGCGCTGGTATGACTTTCTGGAGAGCGAAGAGCCCCGGGTGTTCGTGAACGCTCCTCCTTTCTAG
- a CDS encoding prenyltransferase yields the protein MSKVASFLKVTRANVVFVMIVPVALAAVGALTWNHTFHPLLFLLTVVGAAAIHLFSNMINDLWDYRNEVDTTAQETEGSISTNSGFLTQGIWSEKRFAAVTWILFAVALVCGLILAYASGYMILVYGVLGALIAYYYVAPPIRFGYRGKGYSEVAILLAFGVLPVLGSYYVQTSQYDNRALLVSLPVGILTTLVLFNHHFLHWRADKAAGKNTLVVVFGENRALRFSAFMVILAYLSLILAIFYGALPVYALFALLTAFPLIRLYRSLQPTNPSEAYLPLMGASVNAAVSCGAVMILALLVQWWVERM from the coding sequence ATGAGCAAAGTCGCCTCATTCCTTAAAGTCACCCGTGCCAACGTCGTGTTCGTGATGATCGTCCCCGTCGCGCTGGCGGCGGTTGGGGCCTTGACCTGGAATCATACCTTTCATCCCTTGTTGTTTCTTCTGACCGTCGTCGGGGCGGCGGCGATCCATCTTTTCTCCAACATGATCAATGACCTGTGGGACTACCGGAACGAAGTGGATACGACAGCCCAGGAGACCGAAGGCTCGATCTCGACGAATTCGGGCTTTCTTACCCAAGGAATATGGTCGGAGAAGAGGTTCGCGGCCGTTACGTGGATCCTGTTCGCCGTCGCGCTCGTGTGCGGCCTTATCCTCGCTTATGCGAGCGGGTACATGATCCTGGTTTACGGCGTGCTGGGGGCTCTCATCGCGTACTATTACGTGGCGCCGCCCATCCGCTTCGGCTACCGCGGCAAAGGCTACAGCGAGGTGGCCATCCTGCTCGCCTTCGGAGTTCTGCCGGTGCTGGGCAGCTATTATGTGCAGACTTCCCAGTACGATAACCGGGCGCTGCTCGTTTCGCTTCCGGTCGGGATCCTGACCACCCTGGTTCTTTTTAACCATCATTTCCTACATTGGAGAGCCGACAAAGCGGCGGGCAAGAACACGCTCGTGGTCGTCTTCGGAGAAAACCGGGCCTTGCGGTTCTCGGCGTTCATGGTCATTCTCGCGTACCTGTCCTTGATTCTGGCGATCTTCTATGGAGCGCTGCCGGTGTACGCCTTGTTCGCTCTGCTTACCGCGTTTCCGCTTATCCGGCTCTACCGGAGCCTGCAGCCCACCAATCCGTCCGAAGCTTATCTTCCGCTGATGGGCGCTTCCGTTAACGCGGCCGTCAGCTGCGGGGCCGTGATGATCCTGGCACTGCTCGTTCAGTGGTGGGTGGAACGGATGTAG
- a CDS encoding DUF1328 domain-containing protein: MLKYPLLFLVIAIIAGIFGFAGIVSAAAGIAKVLFFIFIVLFIVSFFMGRGSKSNV; encoded by the coding sequence ATGTTGAAATACCCACTGCTGTTTCTGGTCATTGCGATCATCGCAGGGATTTTCGGATTTGCGGGAATTGTGAGTGCGGCCGCAGGAATTGCGAAAGTGCTGTTCTTTATCTTCATCGTTCTGTTCATCGTCTCGTTCTTCATGGGCCGAGGAAGCAAATCGAACGTATAG
- a CDS encoding DHA2 family efflux MFS transporter permease subunit: MSTSASRKWWVLGALSLGLFAVGLDTTILNVALPTLAAELSASTGQLQWMVDSYNLALAAVLLPAGMLGDRFGRKKLLLAALVLFGAASGACAYASTPEALIVMRVFLGIGSAFLIPLSMSVLPVLFEGAERTKAMMVWATVNMLGIPLGPLLGGWLLKHYAWGSVFLINVPLAAAAVIAVTFLMPESRSSVHRRFDLPGLALSSLGLTVMTYGVIRGGEHGWSDPAAWAALAGGAALLLVFVLWQRRISYSLIDLPLFRSASFTWGTVLATLVSFALFGLLFSIPQFLQAVIGADTLGTGLRLLPLILGLLVGAKAAQRLMPGAGAKAVAAAGFAVLAASLAAGAFTTPDTGYAFTAAWMTAAGAGLGLALPTSMDAALGQLTAERSGVGSALIMALRQVGGSFGVALLGAALNAGYRARLDTSGLPAPAAEAVRQSAAAGVRTAERLSSDTLLASVRGSFVHGMDVTLWIGAGIAALGMLLTLVFLPRAAAQPACPPPPKPVN, from the coding sequence ATGTCAACCTCCGCATCCCGCAAGTGGTGGGTGCTCGGTGCTTTAAGCCTGGGTCTCTTTGCCGTTGGATTGGATACGACGATCCTGAATGTGGCCCTGCCCACCCTGGCCGCGGAATTATCGGCTTCCACGGGCCAGCTTCAGTGGATGGTCGACTCGTACAATTTGGCACTGGCGGCCGTTCTTCTTCCCGCCGGTATGCTGGGCGACCGGTTCGGCCGCAAGAAGCTGCTGCTCGCGGCCTTGGTACTGTTCGGAGCAGCCTCCGGAGCGTGCGCCTATGCCAGCACTCCGGAGGCCCTCATTGTCATGAGGGTCTTCCTCGGGATAGGTTCGGCTTTCCTCATTCCGCTCTCCATGTCCGTTCTGCCCGTTCTGTTCGAAGGCGCCGAACGGACGAAGGCCATGATGGTCTGGGCGACGGTCAACATGCTCGGGATTCCGCTCGGCCCCCTTCTCGGCGGCTGGCTATTGAAGCATTACGCCTGGGGCTCTGTCTTCCTCATCAACGTGCCTCTTGCGGCGGCGGCCGTCATCGCCGTAACGTTCCTCATGCCCGAATCCCGCTCCTCGGTCCACCGCCGGTTTGACCTTCCCGGCCTTGCGCTCTCCAGCCTCGGGTTAACGGTGATGACCTACGGGGTGATCCGCGGGGGCGAGCACGGGTGGTCCGATCCGGCCGCCTGGGCAGCTCTTGCCGGGGGAGCCGCCCTCCTTCTCGTCTTCGTCCTGTGGCAGCGCCGCATCTCCTACAGCCTGATCGACCTCCCGCTGTTCCGCTCGGCCAGCTTCACCTGGGGCACCGTGCTCGCCACGCTCGTATCCTTCGCCCTGTTCGGCCTGCTCTTCTCCATCCCGCAGTTCCTTCAGGCGGTGATTGGCGCCGATACGCTCGGCACGGGGCTGCGGCTCCTTCCGCTCATCCTCGGGCTCCTCGTCGGCGCCAAGGCCGCCCAGCGCCTGATGCCCGGAGCCGGCGCGAAGGCGGTGGCGGCCGCCGGCTTCGCGGTGCTCGCCGCTTCTCTCGCCGCCGGGGCCTTCACGACGCCGGATACCGGCTACGCCTTCACGGCCGCCTGGATGACAGCCGCCGGAGCCGGGCTCGGCCTCGCGCTGCCGACCTCGATGGACGCGGCGCTCGGGCAGCTGACCGCCGAACGAAGCGGAGTCGGCTCGGCGCTCATCATGGCCCTGCGCCAGGTCGGCGGCTCGTTCGGCGTAGCGCTGCTCGGAGCGGCGCTTAATGCCGGCTACCGCGCCCGGCTGGACACGTCCGGCCTGCCCGCTCCGGCAGCCGAAGCCGTGCGCCAGAGCGCGGCCGCCGGCGTCAGGACCGCCGAGCGCCTCTCCTCCGACACGCTGCTCGCCTCCGTCCGGGGCTCTTTCGTCCATGGCATGGATGTGACGCTCTGGATCGGAGCGGGGATAGCCGCCCTCGGCATGCTGCTGACGCTGGTCTTCCTGCCCCGCGCCGCAGCACAGCCTGCTTGTCCCCCTCCCCCAAAACCAGTAAACTGA
- a CDS encoding DCC1-like thiol-disulfide oxidoreductase family protein, translating to MNRWLARLLDTRVPALPLALFRIGFSVVMIIEIEQMYRFRRLLFDPMPYVIESTIPSGPLLLIWLAAVLFLLAGYRTRLAAVVHYVMAVIVLGFGALPHGEDWQGDSLILTLSLLLLFMPSDRVLSVERLMERRRRAREKVKDPGPVDVRLIHTVFLYLTIGLMYLDSAFFKLSSPMYLSGLGVWAPSTLPINAYHNVSWLMSQEWLVRPLGYALLAFESLFLFLYPVRRLRLPLLAVGALFHLGVMFVFPIPVISLLVLALYLGLVPAGAYERFTRLWRARAVSLTVYYDRLCPLCRQTVAVLDALDLRGAVAWKPLQDHAAEEPQLAAIPEEELLHDIYAVDRQGRIHKGVDTYAAVLRTSGWLAPLGWLLGVWPVHPVAQRIYGAVAEKRAREGGCRDGVCSLARPGAPAAEPAPHRGPGRLARPAAGVLLTAWLLSFVLIVPAGPLLRTYVTGDGALANRLENTAEYYKSRVYPWTGWTSHGVFMDEHFVNYRVQTMLVFEREGREPLRLPTIRPDGYTGSYNSGRLWELWTFETVKPELPLDQVERNMSRFVTYWAVRNGIPLEEGRILILQRPMDVTLDRFRRDRLADNLSQPWKEVGAITGSPGQLKVSFTGEPGNQSGLYGPRS from the coding sequence GTGAACCGTTGGTTAGCCCGCTTGTTGGACACCCGGGTGCCCGCTCTTCCGCTGGCCCTTTTTCGAATAGGATTCTCGGTGGTCATGATTATAGAGATCGAGCAGATGTACCGGTTCCGGCGCCTGCTGTTCGACCCGATGCCTTACGTGATCGAAAGCACAATACCGTCCGGCCCGCTTCTTCTGATCTGGCTCGCGGCGGTGCTGTTCCTGCTGGCCGGCTACCGCACCCGCCTGGCGGCTGTCGTCCACTATGTCATGGCGGTCATCGTGCTCGGCTTCGGAGCGCTGCCGCACGGAGAGGACTGGCAGGGCGATTCCCTCATTCTAACCCTGTCGCTGCTGCTGCTCTTTATGCCCTCTGACCGGGTGCTGTCCGTGGAACGGCTGATGGAGCGGCGCAGACGAGCCCGGGAAAAAGTAAAGGACCCGGGGCCGGTGGACGTCCGGCTAATCCATACCGTCTTTCTCTATTTGACGATCGGCCTCATGTATCTCGATTCGGCCTTTTTCAAGCTGTCCTCCCCCATGTACCTGTCTGGGCTCGGCGTCTGGGCGCCTTCTACGCTGCCGATTAACGCGTATCATAACGTATCCTGGCTGATGTCCCAGGAGTGGCTCGTGAGGCCGCTCGGGTATGCGCTGCTTGCTTTCGAAAGCCTGTTTCTTTTCCTGTATCCGGTTCGCCGGCTCCGGCTGCCGCTGCTTGCGGTGGGGGCACTCTTTCACCTCGGCGTGATGTTCGTCTTCCCGATCCCGGTCATCTCGCTCCTGGTTCTCGCCCTGTACCTCGGCCTCGTGCCGGCGGGCGCCTACGAGCGGTTCACCCGGCTGTGGCGCGCGCGGGCGGTCTCGCTCACCGTGTACTACGACCGTCTCTGCCCGCTGTGCCGGCAGACGGTCGCCGTCCTTGATGCGCTCGACCTGCGCGGCGCCGTCGCCTGGAAGCCGCTGCAGGACCACGCGGCCGAGGAGCCGCAGCTCGCCGCCATCCCCGAGGAGGAGCTCCTGCACGACATCTACGCCGTCGACCGCCAGGGCCGTATCCACAAAGGAGTGGATACGTATGCGGCGGTCCTGCGGACGTCGGGCTGGCTCGCTCCTCTCGGTTGGCTGCTCGGCGTCTGGCCGGTGCACCCGGTCGCGCAGCGCATCTACGGCGCCGTGGCCGAGAAGCGCGCCCGCGAGGGCGGCTGCCGCGACGGCGTGTGCAGCTTGGCGCGGCCCGGCGCCCCGGCGGCGGAGCCGGCCCCGCACCGGGGGCCGGGCCGCCTCGCCCGCCCGGCGGCTGGCGTTCTGCTCACCGCCTGGCTGCTCTCGTTCGTGCTCATCGTGCCGGCCGGTCCGCTGCTGCGAACCTATGTCACCGGGGACGGGGCCTTGGCCAACCGGCTGGAGAACACAGCCGAGTATTACAAGTCCCGCGTGTACCCCTGGACGGGCTGGACCAGCCACGGCGTATTCATGGATGAGCACTTTGTGAACTACCGGGTGCAGACCATGCTCGTCTTCGAACGGGAGGGCCGGGAGCCCCTGAGGCTGCCGACGATCCGTCCGGACGGGTACACCGGCTCTTACAACAGCGGCCGGCTGTGGGAGCTCTGGACGTTCGAAACGGTAAAGCCGGAGCTCCCCTTGGATCAGGTAGAACGGAACATGAGCCGGTTCGTCACCTACTGGGCGGTAAGGAACGGCATTCCTCTGGAGGAGGGCCGGATCCTCATCCTGCAGCGGCCGATGGACGTCACCCTTGACCGCTTCCGCCGGGACCGGCTTGCGGATAACCTGAGCCAGCCGTGGAAGGAGGTTGGCGCGATAACCGGTTCACCGGGGCAACTGAAGGTAAGCTTTACCGGGGAGCCGGGTAACCAATCCGGGTTGTACGGCCCCCGATCCTAA
- the rluF gene encoding 23S rRNA pseudouridine(2604) synthase RluF, protein MRINKYISETGVCSRREADKWIEDKRVTINGEVATLGSKVEEGDEVKVDGRPIRAKRPPVYIALNKPVGITCTTERHIKGNIVDFVNHKERIFPIGRLDKDSEGLILLTNDGDIVNKILRVENRHEKEYIVTVDKPVTPEFLEGMERGVPILDTVTLPCKTSRMGERVFRIVLTQGLNRQIRRMCQAFGYEVRRLQRVRIINIRLGNLKTGQWRPLTDEEVRKLVPGHQANR, encoded by the coding sequence ATGCGGATCAACAAATACATTAGCGAAACGGGCGTCTGTTCCCGGCGGGAAGCGGACAAATGGATTGAGGATAAGCGGGTGACCATCAACGGCGAGGTGGCGACACTCGGGAGCAAGGTGGAGGAGGGCGACGAGGTAAAGGTGGACGGCAGGCCGATCCGGGCGAAGCGTCCTCCCGTGTACATCGCCTTGAACAAGCCGGTGGGCATTACGTGTACAACCGAGCGTCATATCAAAGGCAACATCGTCGACTTCGTCAACCACAAAGAGCGGATTTTTCCGATCGGGCGGCTGGACAAGGATTCGGAAGGCCTGATTCTGCTGACGAATGACGGAGACATCGTGAACAAGATTCTTCGGGTGGAGAACCGGCACGAGAAGGAGTATATCGTAACCGTGGACAAGCCGGTGACCCCGGAATTTCTGGAGGGCATGGAACGCGGCGTTCCGATCCTGGATACGGTAACCCTGCCCTGCAAAACCAGCCGGATGGGCGAGCGGGTGTTCCGCATTGTCCTGACACAGGGGCTGAACCGGCAAATCCGGCGCATGTGCCAAGCCTTCGGCTATGAGGTGCGGCGGCTGCAGCGCGTGCGGATTATCAACATCCGGCTGGGAAACCTGAAGACCGGACAATGGCGACCGCTTACCGACGAAGAAGTACGGAAGCTGGTGCCCGGCCATCAGGCTAACCGCTGA
- a CDS encoding SDR family oxidoreductase — protein sequence MGSSSTSDKQTMPPQHQNQQPGIESEMTPKPKAVDRKYKGSGKLQGKVAIITGGDSGIGRAAAVCYAAEGAKVVIVYLSEDKDAQEAKRLVEAEGGECLLIAGDIGDEKFCQDVVKQTVDKFGKLDILVNNAAEQHPQKSIEDISQEQLEKTFRTNIFSMFYLTKAAVPHLKEGSAIINTTSITAYRGSPELLDYSSTKGAIVAFTRSLSGNLVDKGIRVNGVAPGPIWTPLIPSTFDAEKTSQHGASAPMKRPGQPEELGPAYVFLASDDSSYMSGQILHINGGEVVNG from the coding sequence ATGGGATCGAGCAGCACGTCGGACAAACAAACGATGCCACCCCAGCACCAGAATCAGCAGCCGGGGATTGAAAGCGAAATGACGCCTAAGCCGAAGGCCGTCGATCGCAAATATAAAGGCAGCGGGAAGCTGCAGGGCAAGGTAGCCATCATTACAGGAGGAGACAGCGGGATCGGCCGGGCGGCCGCCGTTTGTTATGCCGCGGAAGGCGCCAAGGTCGTCATCGTCTACTTGAGCGAGGACAAGGATGCCCAGGAGGCCAAACGGCTCGTGGAAGCCGAAGGCGGCGAATGCCTGCTCATCGCCGGAGACATCGGAGACGAGAAATTCTGCCAGGATGTCGTCAAGCAGACGGTAGACAAGTTCGGCAAGCTGGACATTCTTGTCAACAACGCAGCCGAGCAGCATCCACAGAAATCGATCGAGGACATCTCCCAGGAGCAGCTCGAGAAAACGTTCCGCACGAACATCTTCTCCATGTTCTACCTGACCAAAGCGGCGGTGCCGCATCTGAAGGAAGGCTCGGCGATCATCAACACCACGTCGATCACCGCTTATCGCGGGAGCCCCGAGCTTCTGGACTATTCGTCGACCAAAGGAGCCATCGTGGCCTTCACCCGTTCCCTGTCCGGGAACCTGGTGGACAAAGGCATCCGCGTCAACGGCGTAGCCCCCGGTCCGATCTGGACCCCGCTCATCCCGTCGACCTTCGATGCGGAGAAAACCTCCCAGCACGGGGCGTCGGCTCCGATGAAGCGGCCCGGCCAGCCCGAGGAGCTGGGTCCGGCGTATGTCTTCCTGGCGTCCGACGACTCTTCCTACATGTCCGGCCAGATTCTGCACATCAACGGCGGCGAAGTCGTGAACGGGTAA
- a CDS encoding DUF2188 domain-containing protein, whose protein sequence is MPWKDGDYPPSMKNLEPRVRRKAVEIANALLEEGYEEGRAIAIGTAKAEEWDDHHPADHSGSHKKK, encoded by the coding sequence ATGCCTTGGAAAGACGGGGATTACCCTCCTTCCATGAAGAACCTGGAGCCCCGCGTTCGCCGAAAGGCCGTGGAGATCGCCAATGCCCTGCTTGAGGAAGGCTATGAGGAGGGCCGGGCCATCGCCATCGGTACCGCAAAAGCGGAGGAATGGGATGATCATCATCCGGCCGATCATTCGGGAAGCCACAAGAAGAAATAA
- a CDS encoding FMN-dependent NADH-azoreductase, which translates to MTKLLYITAHPHDESASYSMAVGSAFLQSYKETNPNDEITHLDLYRADIPHIDADVFSGWGKLRSGTALDQLSAEEKRKVSRLNELADQFIAADKYVFVSPMWNFSFPPILKAYIDSICVAGKTFRYNEQGQPEGLLTSKKALHIQASGGVYSEGPATEIESGHRYLKIIMGFIGIPALEGIFVEGHAAAPAQAETIKANAIERAKQAAKTY; encoded by the coding sequence ATGACGAAGCTTCTTTACATCACCGCCCACCCCCACGACGAATCCGCTTCCTACAGCATGGCGGTCGGAAGTGCTTTTCTCCAGTCGTACAAGGAAACCAATCCTAACGACGAAATCACCCACCTGGACCTGTACCGGGCCGACATCCCTCACATTGATGCGGATGTATTCAGCGGCTGGGGCAAGCTGCGTTCCGGTACGGCGCTTGACCAACTGTCCGCCGAAGAGAAGCGTAAGGTCAGCCGGTTGAACGAGCTGGCCGATCAGTTCATTGCCGCCGACAAGTATGTTTTCGTAAGCCCCATGTGGAACTTCTCCTTCCCGCCCATTCTGAAGGCGTACATCGACTCCATCTGCGTCGCCGGCAAAACGTTCCGCTACAACGAGCAGGGACAGCCGGAAGGCCTACTCACCAGCAAAAAGGCGCTGCACATTCAGGCGAGCGGCGGCGTCTACTCGGAAGGTCCGGCTACTGAGATCGAGTCCGGCCACCGGTATTTGAAGATCATCATGGGCTTCATCGGTATTCCGGCGCTGGAGGGGATTTTCGTGGAAGGCCATGCGGCCGCTCCCGCGCAAGCGGAAACGATCAAGGCGAACGCCATCGAGCGTGCCAAGCAGGCCGCGAAAACGTATTAG